From Brassica oleracea var. oleracea cultivar TO1000 chromosome C3, BOL, whole genome shotgun sequence, a single genomic window includes:
- the LOC106328681 gene encoding protein DEK-like, whose translation MATETLEGKRPGVESSPAKEKEEANSHSNEEAERKNEDELEGIKSEEEKVETQRSRERPTRERKKVELFSLSTPLRPTPAKSLSIEKGRGTLLRDIPNVAHQLSKRKADDNLILLHTILYGKKAKAQMVKKNIGQFSGFVWSEKEEEKQRARVKEKLDKCIKDKLIFFCDVLDIPISRSSIKKEEVAAKVLDFLESPKASRDVLLADREKQAKKRKSTPKKRKSAASSDTPPAKRKRQTKKRDHPSDTEEGKGEGDSDSEGTKDTHDEDDAAPEEDSDHEKTETEDEEDEAEDEKPSDKKISSKKIKEESSAGTKGKDKQASAKVSKKSGEKSSKRVANSTSSPAKKQKVDHEESSKGKSKKKSVKPQANGSKDKGKGTNKGKVEPTREEMLEFVSKILKEVDFNTATLSTILKKLSDHFGVDLSHRKPEVKEVIQDAINEMTDDEVEDEDEKSVAGSDEEKEEEEKNDEAESSKEKDEEEEKAEAESNKEKDEDEEKLKD comes from the exons ATGGCGACCGAAACCCTAGAAGGGAAGAGACCGGGAGTCGAATCCTCCCCGGCGAAGGAGAAAGAAGAAGCGAATTCGCACAGTAACGAAGAGGCGGAGAGGAAGAACGAGGATGAATTGGAAGGTATAAAAAGCGAGGAGGAGAAAGTGGAGACTCAGAGGAGTAGGGAAAGGCCAACGAGGGAGAGAAAGAAGGTCGAGCTTTTCTCCCTCTCTACTCCTCTGCGCCCTACACCCGCCAAGTCCCTTTCTATTGAAAAG GGTCGTGGAACACTACTCAGGGATATTCCAAATG TGGCTCATCAACTATCCAAGCGAAAAGCTGACGACAACCTGATCTTACTACACACCATTCTGTATGGGAAGAAAGCAAAG GCACAGATGGTTAAGAAAAACATTGGTCAGTTTTCTGGCTTTGTATGGTCAGAGAAAGAG GAGGAGAAGCAAAGAGCACGAGTAAAGGAGAAGCTTGACAAATGCATAAAAGACAAGTTAATCTTTTTCTGTGATGTACTTGATATACCTATAAGCAGAAGCAGCATTAAAAAG GAAGAAGTAGCTGCCAAGGTGCTTGACTTTTTGGAATCTCCCAAGGCATCAAGAGATGTTTTACTTGCTGATCGAGAAAAG CAAGCCAAGAAACGCAAGAGCACACCGAAAAAGAGGAAATCTGCAGCATCTTCAGATACCCCCCCAGCCAAG AGGAAAAGGCAAACTAAAAAGCGAGATCATCCATCTGACACAGAAGAAGGCAAGGGTGAGGGGGATTCTGATTCCGAAGGCACTAAGGATACTCATGATGAAGATGATGCGGCACCAGAAGAAGATAGTGACCATGAGAAAACTGAAACTGAAGATGAGGAAGATGAAGCAGAAGATGAGAAGCCATCTGATAAGAAAATCTCATCAAAGAAGATTAAAGAGGAGAGCTCGGCAGGTACCAAAGGCAAAGATAAACAAGCGTCTGCCAAAGTTTCTAAGAAATCTGGTGAAAAGTCCTCCAAAAGAGTTGCTAACTCAACTTCATCCCCAGCCAAGAAGCAAAAGGTTGACCATGAGGAGTCTTCTAAAGGGAAAAGCAAGAAAAAGTCAGTTAAGCCACAGGCTAATGGATCCAAAGACAAAG GGAAAGGCACTAATAAAGGGAAAGTAGAGCCAACCAGAGAAGAGATGCTTGAATTTGTCTCCAAAATTCTCAAGGAAGTAGACTTCAACACG GCGACATTATCAACTATTCTGAAGAAGCTAA GTGACCATTTTGGTGTTGATCTCTCACATAGAAAACCAGAGGTGAAGGAGGTTATCCAAGATGCTATAAATGAAATGACTGATGATGAAGTAGAAGACGAAGACGAAAAATCTGTGGCTGGAAGTGACGAGGAGAAGGAAGAAGAAGAGAAAAATGATGAGGCTGAAAGTAGCAAAGAGAAGGATGAAGAAGAGGAAAAAGCTGAGGCTGAAAGTAACAAAGAGAAGGATGAAGACGAGGAAAAGCTAAAGGATTAA
- the LOC106332210 gene encoding omega-hydroxypalmitate O-feruloyl transferase, translating into MADSFELIVTRKDPVLVSPASETPKGIHYLSNLDQNIAIIVKTFYYFKSNSRSNEESANVIKKSLSAVLVHYYPAAGRLTISPEGKIAVNCTGEGVVVVEAEANCGIEKIKDAIWEIDQPETLEKLVYNVPGARNILEIPPVVVQVTNFKCGGFVLGLGMNHNMFDGIAAMEFLNSWAETARGLPLSVPPFLDHTLLRPRTPPKIEFPHNEFEELDDISGTGKLYSDEKLVYKSFLFGPEKLEKLKIMAESKTTTFQTLTGFLWRARCQALGLKPDQRIKLLFAADGRSRFVPELPKGYSGNGIVFTYSVTTAGEVTLNPLSHTVGLVKSAVEMVTDGFMRSAIDYFEVTRARPSLTATLLITSWAKLSFHTKDFGWGEPVVSGPVGLPEKEVILFLPCGSDTKSINVLLGLPGSAMKVFEGLMDI; encoded by the exons ATGGCCGACTCATTCGAGCTCATTGTAACCAGAAAAGATCCTGTTCTCGTCTCTCCAGCCTCCGAAACTCCAAAAGGCATCCACTACCTCTCAAATCTCGACCAAAACATAGCCATCATCGTTAAAACATTCTACTACTTCAAATCAAACTCAAGATCCAACGAGGAATCCGCTAACGTCATCAAAAAGTCACTCTCCGCGGTTCTTGTTCACTACTATCCTGCCGCCGGGAGACTCACGATCAGTCCCGAAGGAAAGATCGCCGTGAACTGCACCGGAGAAGGAGTCGTGGTGGTGGAAGCAGAGGCTAATTGTGGGATAGAGAAGATAAAAGACGCTATATGGGAGATTGATCAACCGGAGACTCTTGAAAAGCTTGTTTACAACGTTCCCGGTGCCCGGAATATTCTTGAGATTCCACCGGTAGTTGTTCAG GTAACAAATTTCAAATGTGGAGGATTCGTGTTAGGCCTAGGCATGAACCACAACATGTTCGATGGTATTGCAGCAATGGAATTCCTTAACTCATGGGCCGAGACTGCTCGTGGCCTTCCACTCTCAGTCCCACCTTTCTTGGACCACACACTTCTCCGACCAAGGACACCACCAAAGATCGAGTTCCCACACAACGAGTTCGAAGAGCTTGACGACATCTCCGGCACCGGAAAACTCTACTCGGACGAGAAACTCGTCTACAAATCCTTTCTCTTTGGACCCGAAAAACTAGAGAAGCTCAAGATCATGGCAGAGTCAAAAACCACGACATTCCAAACCCTGACCGGATTTCTATGGAGAGCTCGTTGCCAAGCCTTAGGGCTTAAACCAGACCAACGTATAAAACTTCTCTTTGCTGCAGATGGACGGTCAAGATTCGTTCCGGAACTTCCTAAAGGATATTCAGGAAACGGGATTGTGTTCACTTATTCGGTTACAACGGCAGGTGAAGTAACTCTAAACCCTCTTTCTCATACGGTGGGGTTGGTCAAAAGTGCGGTTGAAATGGTAACAGACGGTTTCATGAGGTCAGCGATTGATTACTTCGAGGTGACTAGGGCTAGGCCGAGTCTAACGGCGACGCTTCTGATCACATCGTGGGCAAAACTATCATTTCATACAAAAGATTTCGGTTGGGGTGAGCCGGTTGTGTCTGGACCGGTCGGTTTACCTGAGAAGGAAGTGATTCTGTTTTTGCCATGTGGCAGTGACACGAAGAGTATCAATGTGTTGCTTGGACTTCCTGGTTCGGCTATGAAGGTGTTCGAAGGGCTTATGGATATTTGA